One Glycine max cultivar Williams 82 chromosome 1, Glycine_max_v4.0, whole genome shotgun sequence genomic window, TGGTTTTTGTCCATAAATCTTTGGTTACAAACCATTTTCCAACGCAGGGAAGCAAAATCTGAACCCATCAACTCTGATGATATAGATTGTAGCTGTGAATGGCCCTCTGAAATAGAATCTTTACCCCCACTTATGGATGATTCGTGGTTGGACGATTTTCCCCTTCAATGCAGAGGAAGTCCTTAGCATTGTGAGGTAAGGACAAggacaaatttaattaactcgtgttgtataattttgttattttgcacATTTGCATAATAGTTGAAATTTATGTAAAGAAATATACAGTTCatgattaaattgattaatgATGGCCACGGTCTTTACTTTTACTTTGACTATGTTTAACAATAAcagaaaattaacttattaaattacaaATGTTTGATAAGACATGAttctgaaaaatataaaatggcaaaaaataataaaattatgatttatttaaaaagaataactaaaaaattaaataaatatattgaagataaaaatataaaaaatgagaaggagctagaaattagtattttaaaaaacgtTATTTCAAATGATAtttcaaaaaaactaaaagttattaaaaaaaatcttatttattgaacaatcaaataaattttttaactaataaaaaaaattaaaaactaacttaAATATCCTTGGAAAGATAACCTTTCTCTGTACAATATCGAATATTACCACCAAAGCCGTTTATTTCTGAGCAGGCTTTTAGTTCTCCTTCTATTTACATTCCAAGGTATACGAATACTGTAACTTCTGGGTGCGGTAAAACGGATTAGAAGACCAATGTAGTCCAACTCTGGCACTTACAATaacagtttttattttaataattaatggttttaaattaaattcttattattaCATCAGTGATATTTTGGTTGAGCTTTCCGAAATCAGCTAGCACTCCTTTTATTTCggaaattgaattttgttccaCGGGATTTTTCACCGGGCGTGTTGCAGCTAAAACAGCAAACAAACTTGCTTCGTCAAAAAACCAAATTCTTAGATATGACGTTATCAATACTAGTACTACAACCAATAAAGAGCTCTACCACATGACTACAACCCATCTATCTacacaacttcattttttttttcgtcgATACACGAAGTTGGAGCCCACCCCCCAAGTATacactttttttgttcattaagTCTACTCTGGCCGCGGAGCATTTGTCAAACTTTGTCTTCAATAAAAATCATCTTCAAAAACAAGAACGAATAGCATGAAAAAAACACAACCATCAAGTAGCTTAGCCATCACTCAAACGTAACGAATGGTAtaacccacacacacacacactcaatGTGGTACCAATATGACATGTTGAATTCAATATATGAAAATGGGGGTAATTatcaaaagttcaaaacaatAGTAATCGCCATAAACtagaataaaaaagacaagTTTGAAATTGACAAATTAAGGCACAGCCCAAGATATAAATAACAATAGGTAAAGTCTAAGTACTAAAGTATTCAGACACATCcgctttaagaataaaaaatgaccCTCATCAGCACATattcatgagaaactacaactTTGGTGTTCATGGCCAAACTCAATGGATTCAAACCTGGACTCATAGTTCATGCTTTAGTTAAATGAAATATGATCTTTTAACGAGAGCTTTTTCaatgaactaataaaataacattattttaatactaaattaactacaaaaaaataaagcaaaatgtAGATTATAACATctaactcaattaaaaaatattcaaatatttttcaaattctagttataaaatatcaaatatgtaTAGAATTATAACTATTGTACGTATACACAAAGGTGTAGTAGGTATAGAGTGCAGTAAGCACAATAGTACCCAGACAGTTATTTGATCGATAGAAATACTACCCATTGCAGGTTAGTTTTCAAGTACCCTTGGGTATAGTTTCAATTCTAATCCTTACAAATGTCACTATTCTTACACTTTCCATTTCTACTTAACCAAAGGAAAGCAAAATCACAGCCTGACTAATTTGAGAAAAAGTTTTTACTACATTTCTAGATTTTTGCAAATAGTTACAAAATGTGACATTATCGTCactaaatttattgttttcaaagatttggggggaaatatataaaaagtaaaaacagaattttattgggtccagcatttcctatacaaaaatattcgaaaacaagaaataaaataaaaacgaggtactgtttttgtaaataattatgaaaacaggatatgaaaacaaaaacattttcaaaaaccaaataaacccaaatttttcTTTCGGAATGATAAAATCAATTGACAATTTCTAAAACTTAAACCAAACCCTTCGGATACTGAATTCCAAACAAAATAAGATCTTGGTATTCAAATCAAACATCATAAAGAAGTAGACAATTTTCACCACGTAAGCAAACTAGAATAAAGTCATAACAAATGCACACAATCAAATAAGACAACGAAAATCTAATATctttaaacaataattatacCATGACCATGTCAGTCAAAAAGGCTTAGGTTAGGAGTTTCAAAAGGTAATGGCAACAGAACATACAAGGATTTGAACAAATTGATCAGTAATGCGGCCCTCTGCAATACTTACAAAGGGAAGTGACTGCAGGGTGCAACAGACATAAAAGAAAGGCGACGCATAATATAACACATCAACTGCAGAATGTAAGACCACAATGCTAGAAAAAGCATAACgagaaatttatataaaattaaacacaCGAGCACACAGACACATACATGCAAGGAAGAAAAATCAATTAAGTCACAGTTCATCTTCATTCCTGTTCAGTGAATAATAGaatcatcaacaaaaaatttagGACGTATTTAAGATGAGTTTGAGCGTCTAGTTTTGACATTCAATATTTTCTACTTCAGCATTCGATGTTCAAAAGCATCATATTGAAGTTTATCCTGTCATAAAGTTCACTACTACTATTATCTTGAAACTCAACATCTCAAAAGGCAATTTGAAATTAtcactacaaaacaaaaaagaatttaaatatcCATTTATACAATGAAAACCCACCCATTTATACAATGAACGCTCGACTGCTGTTGAGCTATTGAATATATGCCAACTTTGTGACTGACCACCAATTCCAGGGAGATAAATTTTCctcaaaaaagtattttatataataatttatttttctaaggaAAGTTGTATGCATTTCACTCTTCCTTAAACAAGAAAAGTCAGATGCAACTAGAAAAATATGCAGCAAACGGGAGGAAATGCCTTTCAAATAATTCATTTCCGGACTTTCAAACATAATTCAAACGAACAAGAAATCCAACAGGCATGCGGACATTTATATAGTGTACGAATTTTACACGGAGTAGGgtttgattattatttgataattttgtaCCTAGCAGCGCCCTCTCTCTAGTCTCTACTTCCTCATTCCACTTCGCTCGAAATCAGAAACACGGGTTTGATCAAACAAGAAATAAAGGATTAGATACGCAAATACTTGGTCTGAATTACAGCATGCATATATAGACTAGCTCAGAATCAGATCtcataataatacaaataaaaccCAAAGCAAATAGGGCAAATTGAGTAGCTAGCCACCGTTTCCTAAAACCACCCTCGGTTAGCCACAcaccataaaataaaaagtaaacacaAGACAATTGATTAATCTATTAATTGGTCCACTGAAAAGCAAACAACCAAAAgcgaaagaaagagagaaaataacacTGGAAAGAGAGAATGGAATCGGCGTTACTTGGCGACCATTCTGGCGATGAAATCCTCGTAGCGGATCTTGCCGTCGGATCCGACGTCGACTTCACGGATCCACTCGTCGAACTCGGAGGGCTCGAGCTTCTCGCCGATGTTGGTGAGGATGTGGCGGAGCTCGGAGACGGCGACGAAGCCGGTGGAGTCCTTGTCGAGGACCTTGAAGGCGTCGCGGAGTTGGCGATCGAAGGGTTCGGGTTTAATGTGTTTGGCCATTAGATCGAGGAATCGGGGGAAGTCGAAGGGGGCCGTGAGGTTCTCTTCAGCCACGATGGCTTTGAGTTGGGCCTGCGTCGGGTTACCTCCCAGAGACCTCATCAGGATCCCCAGCTCCGACGGAGCGATCCGACCGTCTCCGTCAGTGTCGAATAGAGAGAAGGCTTCCTTCATGGAAGACACTTGTTCCTCGCTCAGATCCTTACCCATTTTCCCTTTCCTTCTCTCAACTCAACTGATGAAAATCTTCTCTTCTTCCCTCTCTCCTCTCATGTGATAATGAATGGATCGCATAGCatgatactttttttaattcgCCCAGCCCAGCGTTTTACGATGTCCCACTTGGGCCCGTAGAGCGTAAGCCCATCGAGAATGGGGACAGCTTCATCGTCAATTATTTCAGCTTGCGCGGAAAATGTCGGACTATAGGAATCATCAATCCTTGGATTGCACCCACCGCTTCGCTTCTTATCAACAAAACAAGTTCAAATAGGATAATGAATTGTATATTTAATCTCTCgttgttttcttttgttaaaaaaaaaaatactactttaTTCATTGTGTTTCACAACTTGACATTTTGTTATTCTTTAGGTTGATCTTTCTTGTTCTCTTAACTATAGATCGGTCTCACTCTAATGTTAATAGGAAGTAACTAAGCAAGAGAAATGTTAGTCACACGCTATTTTGTTAGAGAATTTTTTTGACTGAGTTGCTTagaaattagaattaaaaaaatatgatatgaaaTTACAGAGAAGCGAAAAATATTGTGTAGTATaacaactaatgtaaatttCTTTATGGAAGATGCCCTTagctgagaaaaaaaaaactcagacAAGTTCTCTCTGTTTATCCAACAGTTTCATCATACACACCCCATTTTTACTTCCCACACCCTCTGTCTTTCTCCCTTTTGTTTCTTAATGATTTTTACATAAACAAGCTTACTCACATAGTCACACATGCCTCATTCCCCTTCTCCATTTCAACTTCCCACCACCTATACGACCATACCACGAACGACATTGCAACCCCATTGATCTCAACTACAACCTGCTCATTGGTGGGATACTTGCCAGAGCTAACCATCCCGATCTTCTGCCAAAACAACCTTTGTGATTCAGTTCTCCAGTTCAATCAAGTTAGTGTCCACACAATGCTTTCTTCACATCACTCCCTCCCAACTTTCTCCCTGTTGTGGTGTGGGTAGTGGCAAGTTGAAATGGAGAACGGAAGAGAGTGGTAGTACATTTTAATcaagaggagagagaaagtcTGTGAAGTAAAAATAGAGGGTGTGAATagaaattgttaaaataataacaaaaataagctTTGTTTGCTACCACAATCACACTGAGCACTTGACCCCAAAAATAAATGTCACACTGAAAaccatgcttttttttttataaaaaaaaagaagaaaatgttttAACTGAAGGTAAAAGCGAACAATGATTCATTCTATACATTTTCataattataacttataactATTATACTCTaactacatttttttcttatttttctgtatactattttttattcacaattttttttttgctcagcattttttttttattcacaatggGAGGCAAGTTTGCTAATATGCTATATTTTATTCCAAACTTTATCTAAAATTTCACCTTAGCCAGCCCATCATAAAACAAGATAGTTCTAAATCCATCaatgaattattaataattaaattataaaagaatattttattatatattttctggaagattatttttaaaaaattaataaataagaagcaaagatattaataataataattattataataacccattttattaaatttttattgtaatcaatttattatgattataattattttgaagataagaaacttcaatttgatttttttattatttaaaaaatactaatcaagtacaaaaaatttaaaatctttacTATCACGTAGgaacttatttaatgataatacaTTTATAAGATAGAAAGGAGTATATGTAatgtctaaaaaatatatagatttttgTTTAGGAAGAATAAAATTGAAGGAAAGCtaaagtagttttttttatgtaacaatTTTGTTAATTAGCAATTACTTGTTTAAGCATGCTTCTTACTAATGGTAGCTGTCTAATGGGCGCAGTTGACAGACTTGTtctgtacattttttatgggcTTGATTAGCCCCGGCCTCATCATCTAGTTGGACAAAATTATTGTGAATCCAATCATGAAACTGGGTTTCACTCAGccgaaatttttttaatcttcaaatGCTTCCCATGCCAAACAAACATAATTGAAGTTCattatcaacaattcctcactTTTTCGTTTTATCCAAgatgaacaaatgaaaaaccaACAGCACTTAAGCAACTtctattgttgttttttttttttttggaatagaGCAAGTGAGCAATGTCGactcattggcaagtgcaccaaatcgTTACAAGTAGTAAagctcggaagtccgagtatcgTGTCCACAGGGATT contains:
- the LOC100500081 gene encoding calcium-binding EF-hand family protein gives rise to the protein MGKDLSEEQVSSMKEAFSLFDTDGDGRIAPSELGILMRSLGGNPTQAQLKAIVAEENLTAPFDFPRFLDLMAKHIKPEPFDRQLRDAFKVLDKDSTGFVAVSELRHILTNIGEKLEPSEFDEWIREVDVGSDGKIRYEDFIARMVAK